One window of the Pseudomonas knackmussii B13 genome contains the following:
- a CDS encoding GH36-type glycosyl hydrolase domain-containing protein, whose protein sequence is MRDMQSGQAWSPTLQPSGQPVENGEVLFDEDHAEFIQRDAALATSLEVLVSGEDDGEVRRVSLTNHGRRAREIELTSYAEVVLATPAADSAHPVFSRMFVQTEYLAEFGALVATRRPRSPDETPVWAAHFTVVEGEVIAAPQYESDRARFLGRGRGLREAHALVAHQPLENSQGSVLDPIFSLRQRVRVAPGKVARVAFWTLVASSREALLDLIDQHHERNAFERAKTLAWTQAQVQLRDLGIAPEEAADFQRLAAPILYADARFRAPPEAIRRGAGRQSGLWPLAISGDLPIVLLRIDEVEDLVLVRQLLRACEYWRMKGLDVDLVIVNERSSSYVQDLQVAIETSVRSCQVRPHSPGQSPCGGVHTLRADLMTLEARELLYAVARVSLLARHGSIAAQLGRLLQGPRRPLPNRRAQALAPLWPAPAAESGEGLEFFNGLGGFERGGAQYRISLEGERNTPAPWINVIANPQFGFQVSAQGSGYTWAGNSRDNQLSPWSNDPVVDPPGEAFYIRDEDSRALWSPTAQPICDSGVYRCTHGFGYSRFSHAAHGIETELLQYVPLDDPLKISRLTLRNTSGRARRLSVTAYVEWVLGTSRGASAPFIQTEVDADSGALLARNPWSIAFAEPVAFADLGGRQSTWSADRREFLGYTGSVAAPQALSAGTPLSGACGAGLDPCAALQCVVELAAGESVEVLAMLGQAGSADAARELVERYRTADLDALLARVTQHWDTLLGALQVRTPDRAMDLLLNGWLLYQTLACRLCARSAFYQASGAYGFRDQLQDCLALSFACPAETRRHLLRVAGRQFVEGDVQHWWLPQTGQGVRTRISDDRVWLAYACASYIESSADVGVLDEIVAFIEGPQLHPGESDAFFQPLPAETSASLFEHCARGLDQSLELSGVHGLPLIGSGDWNDGMNRVGAGGQGESVWLGWLLLHTLERFAPLADGRDDTRAAHWRARAEALRQALERSAWDGEWYRRATFDDGTWLGSAASEECRIDAIAQSWAVLSGGAEPVRAAIAMDSLEHWLIRREEGLALLFTPPFEHTPLDPGYIKGYPPGMRENGGQYSHAAMWSILALTRLGEGDKAAALFALLNPINHARTPDEVQRYKVEPYVIAADVYSVAPHVGRGGWTWYTGSAGWMYRAGVEGILGLRRARTDLLIDPCIPRDWPGFEVSLRLGESRYDIVLVSAGQRCRGLQRALLDDAPLACDEGTVRVRLQAGEHRLQLFL, encoded by the coding sequence CTGCGCGACATGCAGAGCGGTCAGGCCTGGTCGCCGACCCTGCAGCCCAGCGGTCAGCCGGTGGAGAACGGCGAGGTGCTGTTCGACGAGGACCACGCAGAGTTCATCCAGCGTGACGCCGCGCTTGCGACCAGCCTGGAAGTGCTGGTCTCCGGCGAGGACGACGGCGAGGTGCGGCGGGTGTCGCTAACCAACCATGGACGGCGGGCGCGGGAGATCGAGCTGACCTCCTATGCCGAGGTGGTGCTCGCCACGCCCGCTGCCGACAGCGCCCATCCAGTGTTCTCGCGGATGTTCGTGCAGACCGAATACCTTGCCGAATTCGGCGCCCTGGTCGCCACCCGTCGCCCGCGCTCGCCGGACGAGACGCCGGTGTGGGCGGCGCATTTCACCGTGGTCGAGGGCGAGGTGATCGCCGCGCCGCAGTACGAGTCCGACCGCGCCCGCTTCCTCGGCCGTGGCCGCGGCCTGCGCGAGGCGCACGCGCTGGTCGCCCACCAGCCGCTGGAGAACAGCCAGGGCAGTGTCCTCGACCCGATCTTCTCGCTGCGCCAGCGCGTGCGGGTGGCGCCCGGCAAAGTCGCGCGGGTGGCCTTCTGGACCCTGGTGGCGAGCTCCCGCGAGGCGCTGCTCGACCTGATCGACCAGCACCACGAGCGCAACGCCTTCGAGCGCGCAAAGACCCTGGCCTGGACCCAGGCCCAGGTGCAGCTGCGCGACCTCGGCATCGCCCCCGAGGAAGCCGCGGACTTCCAGCGCCTGGCCGCCCCCATCCTGTATGCCGATGCGCGTTTCCGCGCACCGCCCGAGGCCATCCGCCGGGGCGCCGGGCGCCAGTCGGGGTTGTGGCCGCTGGCGATTTCCGGCGACCTGCCGATCGTCCTGCTGCGCATCGACGAGGTCGAGGACCTGGTCCTGGTCCGGCAGCTGCTGCGGGCTTGCGAGTACTGGCGGATGAAGGGCCTGGACGTCGACCTGGTCATCGTCAACGAGCGGTCTTCGTCCTACGTACAGGACCTGCAGGTGGCCATCGAGACTTCGGTGCGCAGTTGCCAGGTGCGTCCGCATAGCCCCGGGCAGTCGCCCTGCGGCGGGGTGCATACGCTGCGCGCCGACCTGATGACCCTGGAGGCGCGCGAGCTGCTGTACGCGGTGGCGCGGGTCAGTCTGCTGGCCCGGCATGGTTCGATCGCCGCTCAGCTCGGCCGGTTGCTGCAGGGGCCGCGTCGCCCGCTGCCGAACCGGCGCGCGCAGGCGCTGGCACCGCTATGGCCGGCGCCGGCCGCCGAGAGCGGCGAGGGCCTGGAGTTCTTCAACGGCCTGGGCGGTTTCGAGCGTGGCGGCGCGCAATACCGGATCAGCCTGGAGGGCGAGCGCAACACCCCGGCGCCCTGGATCAACGTGATCGCCAACCCGCAGTTCGGCTTCCAGGTTTCGGCGCAGGGCAGCGGTTACACCTGGGCCGGCAACAGCCGCGACAACCAGCTCAGCCCCTGGTCCAACGACCCGGTCGTCGACCCGCCCGGCGAGGCCTTCTACATCCGCGACGAAGACAGCCGCGCGTTGTGGAGCCCGACCGCCCAGCCGATCTGCGACAGCGGCGTGTACCGCTGCACCCATGGTTTTGGCTACAGCCGCTTCAGCCACGCCGCGCACGGCATCGAGACGGAGTTACTGCAGTACGTGCCGCTGGACGATCCGCTGAAGATTTCCCGTCTGACCCTGCGCAACACCTCCGGACGCGCACGCCGCCTCTCGGTCACGGCATACGTGGAGTGGGTCCTGGGAACCTCCAGAGGCGCATCGGCGCCCTTCATCCAGACCGAAGTGGATGCCGACAGCGGCGCGCTGCTGGCGCGCAACCCGTGGAGCATTGCCTTCGCCGAGCCGGTGGCATTCGCCGACCTCGGTGGCCGGCAGAGCACCTGGAGCGCCGATCGCCGCGAGTTCCTCGGCTATACGGGCAGTGTGGCGGCGCCCCAGGCGCTGTCGGCGGGTACGCCCCTGTCCGGGGCCTGCGGCGCTGGCCTCGACCCGTGCGCGGCGCTGCAGTGCGTGGTCGAACTGGCCGCCGGCGAGTCAGTCGAGGTGCTGGCGATGCTCGGCCAGGCGGGCTCGGCCGATGCGGCGCGGGAACTGGTGGAGCGATACCGCACGGCCGACCTCGATGCGCTGCTGGCCAGGGTGACGCAGCACTGGGACACACTGCTTGGCGCCTTACAGGTACGCACGCCGGATCGCGCCATGGACCTGCTGCTCAACGGCTGGCTGCTCTACCAGACCCTGGCCTGCCGCCTCTGCGCGCGCTCGGCGTTCTACCAGGCCAGCGGCGCCTACGGCTTCCGCGACCAGCTGCAGGATTGCCTGGCGCTGTCCTTCGCCTGTCCCGCCGAGACCCGCCGCCATCTGCTGCGCGTCGCCGGCCGCCAGTTCGTCGAGGGTGACGTGCAGCATTGGTGGCTGCCGCAGACCGGGCAGGGCGTGCGCACGCGAATCTCCGACGACCGCGTCTGGCTGGCCTATGCCTGCGCCAGCTACATCGAGTCGTCGGCGGACGTCGGCGTGCTGGACGAGATCGTGGCGTTCATCGAAGGACCGCAACTGCATCCGGGCGAGAGCGATGCGTTCTTCCAGCCGCTGCCGGCGGAGACGAGCGCCTCGTTGTTCGAGCACTGCGCCCGAGGCCTCGACCAGAGCCTGGAACTCTCCGGCGTGCACGGCCTGCCGCTGATCGGCAGCGGCGACTGGAACGACGGCATGAACCGCGTCGGCGCCGGCGGGCAGGGTGAAAGCGTCTGGCTCGGCTGGCTGCTGCTGCACACCCTGGAGCGCTTCGCGCCCCTGGCCGACGGCCGCGACGACACGCGCGCCGCGCACTGGCGGGCCCGCGCCGAGGCGCTGCGCCAGGCCTTGGAACGCAGCGCCTGGGACGGCGAGTGGTATCGCCGGGCGACCTTCGACGACGGCACCTGGCTCGGCTCGGCGGCCAGCGAGGAGTGCCGGATCGACGCCATCGCGCAGTCCTGGGCGGTGCTCTCCGGCGGCGCCGAACCGGTGCGCGCGGCCATCGCCATGGACTCGCTGGAGCACTGGCTGATCCGTCGCGAAGAGGGCCTGGCGCTGCTATTCACCCCGCCGTTCGAGCACACGCCGCTCGACCCGGGCTACATCAAGGGCTATCCGCCGGGCATGCGCGAGAACGGCGGCCAGTACAGCCACGCGGCGATGTGGAGCATCCTCGCGCTGACCCGCCTGGGCGAAGGCGACAAGGCCGCCGCGCTGTTCGCGCTGCTCAACCCGATCAACCATGCGCGCACGCCGGACGAGGTGCAGCGCTACAAGGTCGAGCCCTATGTGATCGCCGCCGACGTCTACTCGGTCGCGCCGCACGTCGGTCGTGGCGGCTGGACCTGGTACACCGGCTCGGCCGGGTGGATGTACCGGGCCGGCGTGGAAGGCATCCTCGGCCTACGCCGGGCGCGCACGGACCTGCTGATCGACCCCTGCATCCCGCGCGACTGGCCGGGCTTCGAGGTCAGCCTGAGGCTGGGCGAGAGTCGCTACGACATCGTCCTGGTGTCCGCCGGGCAGCGCTGCCGGGGGCTGCAGCGGGCGCTGCTCGACGACGCGCCGCTGGCCTGCGACGAAGGCACGGTGCGCGTCCGCCTGCAGGCTGGCGAGCACCGTCTACAGCTGTTCCTTTGA
- a CDS encoding slipin family protein: MNPITAFIVAVLSAVGALLIYAGLLAWGIVLLLCAAVVSQTLKMANTWQKFVVLRAGKLQGVRGPGLFAIVPVLDNVVAVIDERIQTTAFNAEQALTRDTVPVNVDAIIFWHVHDAQKAALAITDYRQAIDRVAQTSLREMIGSSMLAALLSDRRASDQQLCREIGEKTLEWGVTVSSVEIRDVAIPVALQDAMSRQAQAEREKQARIILGSAEAEIAGRFVEAAKVYASQPSALQLRAMNIIYETTKERGTTILIPSSMVDSMNPAAVAVSLAAHPGVVYAGARSAHERAKGNGEALDEPRQAAQREPTKSKEQL; this comes from the coding sequence ATGAACCCCATCACTGCCTTCATCGTCGCCGTGCTCAGCGCCGTCGGCGCCCTGCTCATCTATGCCGGCCTGCTGGCCTGGGGCATCGTCCTGCTGCTCTGTGCGGCGGTGGTTTCGCAGACCCTGAAGATGGCCAACACCTGGCAGAAATTCGTCGTCCTGCGCGCCGGGAAGCTGCAAGGCGTGCGGGGACCGGGGCTGTTCGCGATCGTCCCGGTGCTGGACAACGTGGTCGCCGTGATCGACGAACGCATCCAGACCACGGCCTTCAACGCCGAGCAGGCGCTGACCCGCGACACCGTGCCGGTGAACGTCGACGCCATCATCTTCTGGCACGTACACGACGCGCAGAAAGCCGCCCTGGCGATCACCGACTATCGCCAGGCCATCGACCGCGTGGCGCAAACCTCGCTGCGCGAAATGATCGGCTCGTCGATGCTCGCCGCGCTGCTCTCCGACCGCCGCGCCTCCGACCAGCAGCTGTGCCGGGAGATCGGCGAAAAGACCCTGGAATGGGGCGTGACGGTCAGCTCGGTTGAAATCCGCGACGTGGCCATCCCGGTGGCGTTGCAGGACGCCATGTCGCGCCAGGCCCAGGCCGAACGCGAGAAGCAGGCGCGGATCATCCTCGGCTCGGCGGAGGCGGAAATCGCCGGGCGATTCGTCGAGGCGGCCAAGGTCTACGCCAGCCAACCCTCGGCCCTGCAACTGCGGGCGATGAACATCATCTACGAGACCACCAAGGAACGCGGGACGACCATCCTGATTCCCAGCTCGATGGTCGACAGCATGAACCCCGCCGCCGTCGCCGTGTCCCTGGCGGCGCATCCCGGCGTGGTCTACGCCGGTGCCCGGTCGGCGCACGAACGGGCCAAGGGCAACGGCGAGGCTCTCGACGAACCCCGCCAGGCCGCTCAGCGTGAACCGACGAAGTCAAAGGAACAGCTGTAG
- a CDS encoding class I SAM-dependent methyltransferase, protein MKLFELEHSKAAYLADFVLYGILSLVLAAMLVALSPPGLRLQCLLLALLGLLGWTLLEYLLHRFVLHGLQPFRDWHREHHRRPTALIGIPATLSAPLIVVLVFLPALALLDIWRAGALTLGLLVGYLFYSITHHALHHWHGSENRWLSQRRRYHALHHGALAQAGHYGVTSGVWDQLLGSARPEPVRGKPSVAPLPRAASTTPPRSAAVEATTRLLQGLLRHTAGDFAIRLWEGSELHFGDAEGPRFTLVCRNPAAVQALVLGRDPLRLVEAYFRGDIDVEGDLFAAIGMKDQLQDSRLSWHQRLSAVLGALLLPNAGATETLRHYRQPVKRHTKQENRAAIAFHYDVSNAFYGLWLDAQMVYSCAYFEQPGDSLELAQRAKLEHICRKLRLQQGERLLDIGCGWGALVIHAVQHHGVYAHGITLSRKQLEMARDRIAQAGLEDRVTVELCDYRDLEGVERYDKIASIGMFEHVGLANLPLYFTSVQRLLKPGGLFLNHGITNVSEGWKTTTGTRFINRYIFPDGQLDSIANIQRAMERADFEIHDLEALRRHYGLTLRHWVARPEAHHAQALQYVTEPIYRTWRLYMAASALEFEAGGIGVYQILASRRADGPLQILPLTRQDLYAPPRR, encoded by the coding sequence ATGAAGCTATTCGAACTGGAGCACAGCAAGGCGGCCTATCTCGCCGACTTCGTCCTCTACGGAATCCTCAGCCTGGTCCTCGCGGCCATGCTGGTGGCCCTCAGCCCGCCAGGCCTGCGCCTGCAGTGCCTGCTCCTCGCATTGCTCGGCCTGCTTGGCTGGACGCTGCTCGAATACCTGCTGCACCGCTTCGTCCTGCATGGCCTGCAGCCATTCCGCGACTGGCACCGGGAACATCACCGGCGCCCCACCGCGCTGATCGGCATCCCTGCAACGCTCAGCGCGCCGCTGATCGTGGTGCTGGTGTTCCTGCCGGCCCTGGCGCTGCTCGACATATGGCGCGCCGGGGCGCTCACCCTCGGCCTGCTCGTCGGCTACCTGTTCTACTCGATCACCCATCACGCCCTGCACCACTGGCACGGCTCGGAAAACCGCTGGCTGTCGCAGCGGCGGCGTTATCACGCGCTGCATCACGGCGCCCTGGCGCAAGCCGGGCACTACGGCGTGACCAGCGGGGTCTGGGACCAGCTGCTGGGCAGCGCCCGGCCGGAGCCGGTACGCGGCAAACCGTCGGTGGCTCCCCTGCCGCGCGCGGCCAGCACCACGCCGCCCCGTTCGGCGGCCGTCGAAGCCACCACCCGGCTGCTGCAAGGCCTACTGCGGCACACCGCCGGCGACTTCGCCATCCGCCTGTGGGAAGGCAGCGAACTGCATTTCGGCGACGCCGAAGGGCCGCGCTTCACCCTGGTCTGCCGCAATCCGGCGGCGGTCCAGGCGCTGGTGCTGGGGCGCGATCCACTGCGCCTGGTCGAGGCCTACTTCCGCGGCGACATCGACGTCGAAGGCGACCTCTTCGCCGCCATCGGCATGAAGGACCAACTGCAGGACAGCCGCCTGTCCTGGCACCAGCGCCTGAGCGCGGTCCTGGGCGCCTTGCTGCTGCCGAACGCCGGCGCTACCGAGACCCTGCGCCACTACCGCCAGCCGGTGAAGCGCCACACGAAACAGGAAAACCGCGCCGCCATCGCCTTCCACTACGACGTGTCCAACGCCTTCTACGGCCTCTGGCTGGACGCGCAGATGGTCTATTCCTGCGCCTACTTCGAGCAGCCCGGCGACAGCCTGGAGCTGGCCCAGCGCGCCAAGCTCGAACACATCTGCCGCAAGTTGCGGCTGCAACAGGGTGAGCGACTGCTGGACATCGGCTGCGGCTGGGGCGCGTTGGTAATCCACGCGGTGCAGCATCACGGCGTGTATGCCCACGGCATCACCCTCAGTCGCAAGCAGCTGGAAATGGCCCGGGACCGTATCGCCCAGGCCGGCCTGGAAGACCGGGTGACGGTGGAGCTATGCGACTACCGCGACCTCGAAGGCGTGGAACGCTACGACAAGATCGCCAGCATCGGCATGTTCGAGCACGTCGGGCTGGCCAACCTGCCGCTGTACTTCACTAGCGTGCAGCGCCTGCTCAAGCCCGGCGGGCTATTCCTCAACCACGGCATCACCAACGTCAGCGAGGGCTGGAAGACCACCACCGGGACCCGCTTCATCAATCGCTACATCTTCCCCGACGGCCAGTTGGACAGCATCGCCAACATCCAGCGCGCCATGGAGCGCGCGGACTTCGAGATCCATGACCTGGAGGCCTTGCGCCGCCACTACGGGCTGACCCTCAGACACTGGGTCGCGCGCCCCGAAGCGCATCACGCGCAGGCGCTGCAATATGTCACCGAACCGATCTACCGCACCTGGCGCCTGTACATGGCGGCCAGCGCGCTGGAGTTCGAGGCCGGCGGCATCGGCGTCTACCAGATCCTCGCCAGCCGGCGTGCCGACGGCCCCCTCCAGATACTGCCGCTGACCCGGCAGGACCTGTACGCGCCGCCCCGTCGCTGA